A window from Salvia miltiorrhiza cultivar Shanhuang (shh) chromosome 2, IMPLAD_Smil_shh, whole genome shotgun sequence encodes these proteins:
- the LOC131009449 gene encoding pentatricopeptide repeat-containing protein At3g59040-like produces the protein MPQTIMFLKPFISAPSASLWSESIGSKNAIDANIRICKRAEVVCFGMLAPRKFMQRRRKVEVFKDAADEADQKNWRKLMLEMEESDSAVEVLKSRRAKNQALPKDVVVGTLVRFKQLKKWNLVSEILEWLRTQHWWDFKEMDFLMLITAYGKLGNFTKAERIMNYMIKNGYPPHVVSYTGLMEAYGKGGQYSQAEAIFRRMQSTGPEPSAVTYQIILKTFVEGNKFKEAEEIFETLLDEKVSPLKPDQKMFHMLIYMYKKAGDYAKARKLFALMTERGVEQNTVTYNSLMSFETNYKEVANIFDQMQRSIIRPDVVSYALLINAYGKARREEEALAVFEEMLDAGVRPTHKAYNILLDAFATSGMVEQARIVFKSMRRDRCTPDLCSYTTMLTAYVNASDMDGAEKFFKRIKQDGFEPNIVTHGTLINGYAKVNNLEKMMEKYENMRVEGIKANATILTSIMDAYGRNKDFGSAAIWYNEMVSGGIAPDQKAKNVLLSLAKTPEEQLEATQLVENPSSGRLSGGVGGDGVENTDGSDDEDEDDEFDELTISSNDQLLEKAHAL, from the exons ATGCCTCAAACAATAATGTTTTTGAAGCCCTTCATTTCTGCTCCATCAGCTTCGCTTTGGAG TGAATCGATTGGCAGCAAGAATGCCATTGATGCGAATATTAGGATATGCAAGAGGGCGGAGGTGGTGTGCTTTGGGATGTTGGCGCCGAGGAAGTTCATGCAGAGGAGGAGGAAAGTCGAGGTCTTCAAGGATGCTGCGGATGAAGCTGATCAGAAGAACTGGAGGAAGCTAATGCTCGAAATGGAGGAATCCGACTCTGCCGTTGAAGTGCTCAAGAGCCGGAGAGCCAAGAACCAGGCCTTGCCCAAGGACGTGGTGGTTGGGACGCTCGTCAGATTCAAGCAGCTCAAGAAATGGAACCTTGTTAGTGAG ATACTCGAATGGCTGCGTACACAGCATTGGTGGGATTTCAAGGAAATGGACTTTTTGATGCTTATTACAGCCTATGGGAAACTCGGGAACTTCACCAAAGCCGAGAGGATTATGAATTACATGATCAAAAACGGCTATCCGCCTCATGTTGTGTCCTACACTGGTCTTATGGAAGCGTACGGCAAAGGGGGCCAATACAGTCAGGCGGAAGCAATCTTTCGTAGAATGCAATCCACGGGCCCCGAGCCATCTGCAGTGACGTATCAAATCATTCTCAAAACTTTTGTGGAG GGTAACAAATTTAAAGAAGCCGAAGAAATCTTTGAAACCCTACTTGATGAGAAGGTTTCGCCTCTAAAACCCGACCAGAAAATGTTCCACATGCTGATTTATATGTACAAGAAGGCGGGGGATTATGCCAAAGCTCGTAAACTGTTTGCATTGATGACCGAGAGAGGAGTCGAGCAGAATACAGTGACGTATAACAGCTTGATGTCGTTTGAAACCAACTACAAGGAGGTTGCCAATATCTTCGACCAG ATGCAAAGGTCGATTATTCGACCCGATGTTGTGAGCTATGCACTTCTCATTAACGCCTACGGAAAAGctagaagagaagaagaagcttTGGCTGTGTTTGAAGAGATGCTTGATGCTGGTGTGAG GCCGACGCACAAAGCATACAACATCTTGCTAGACGCGTTTGCGACATCCGGGATGGTGGAGCAAGCACGAATTGTCTTCAAGAGCATGAGACGAGACAG ATGCACTCCCGATCTCTGCTCTTACACGACGATGTTAACGGCCTACGTTAATGCATCCGATATGGATGGTGCTGAGAAATTCTTTAAAAGGATAAAGCAAGACGGGTTCGAGCCGAACATCGTCACTCACGGTACTCTCATCAACGGGTACGCCAAGGTGAACAATCTCGAGAAGATGATGGAGAAGTACGAGAACATGCGCGTCGAAGGGATCAAAGCTAACGCGACCATACTCACTTCCATCATGGATGCTTACGGGAGGAACAAGGATTTCGGCAGCGCCGCGATTTGGTACAACGAGATGGTGTCGGGCGGCATCGCGCCCGACCAGAAGGCCAAGAACGTACTCTTGTCTCTGGCGAAAACGCCGGAAGAACAGCTTGAAGCTACGCAACTCGTGGAGAATCCTTCTTCGGGCCGGCTCTCTGGCGGTGTCGGAGGCGACGGAGTCGAGAACACGGACGGCAGCGACGATGAAGATGAAGACGATGAATTTGATGAGTTGACAATTAGCAGCAATGATCAATTACTAGAAAAAGCTCATGCCTTGTGA